From a single Collibacillus ludicampi genomic region:
- a CDS encoding DMT family transporter: MTSAYLLLLIPVFIWGSNFVVGSWLVGQFHPLALAAIRILFTSSFLLGFAYFTHRLVRINNREWIYLILIGLIGTMLNQTFFFQSLTYTSATEAALIMSLAPIATSILAYFFLREPLTIRMILGSIIAVIGVYMLVAFGKQQVAIGLGDVLAGGAMLTFAISLILIRKLTQTLESIPTTVYSTVFGACMFVPFVHVNDQHPLLAHSVWPWILAALSGILSQGVGGLLWNKGITIIGASKASILLNLQPFVAMIIGYITLGVPVTRSQIIGGTLIVLGVILATLKLQSLKHKSNSLPMVHPLSQSKR, encoded by the coding sequence TATTTGCTGCTTTTGATCCCCGTTTTTATCTGGGGGAGCAATTTTGTCGTCGGCAGTTGGCTCGTCGGTCAATTCCATCCCCTCGCTCTGGCGGCGATCCGAATTCTGTTCACATCTTCGTTCCTGCTCGGCTTTGCTTACTTCACACATCGATTGGTACGCATTAATAATCGAGAATGGATCTATCTCATTCTTATCGGATTGATAGGGACAATGCTCAACCAGACGTTTTTCTTTCAATCATTGACCTATACGAGTGCGACAGAAGCCGCTCTGATCATGTCTCTAGCTCCTATCGCCACTAGCATTCTCGCCTATTTCTTCCTTCGTGAACCTCTCACGATTCGTATGATCCTTGGTTCCATCATCGCTGTGATCGGCGTTTATATGCTCGTTGCCTTTGGCAAACAACAAGTTGCCATAGGATTGGGCGATGTATTGGCTGGGGGTGCGATGCTCACGTTTGCGATCAGCTTGATCTTGATCCGTAAACTCACACAGACATTGGAGTCGATACCCACAACGGTATATTCCACCGTTTTCGGGGCCTGCATGTTCGTACCTTTTGTTCATGTCAATGATCAACATCCTTTGCTCGCACATTCCGTGTGGCCTTGGATTCTCGCCGCTTTGTCCGGTATTTTGTCCCAAGGCGTGGGTGGGTTATTGTGGAACAAAGGAATCACGATCATCGGGGCTTCCAAAGCTTCCATTTTACTCAATCTGCAACCGTTCGTTGCCATGATTATCGGATATATCACGTTGGGGGTTCCAGTCACTCGTTCGCAAATCATCGGAGGCACGCTCATCGTACTCGGAGTGATTCTCGCCACTTTAAAGCTTCAGTCACTCAAGCATAAATCGAACAGTCTGCCAATGGTTCATCCGTTGAGTCAATCCAAGCGTTAA